One genomic region from Ornithinimicrobium flavum encodes:
- a CDS encoding ribosomal protein L7/L12, giving the protein MFERAQRLQQRVDHLTHEVRALQDLTSRLADRAGVDAAELERMRADSRPGITPEVRDLVARGQHIAAIKAYRQQTGAGLKEAKDAVEAYAAGR; this is encoded by the coding sequence ATGTTCGAACGAGCTCAGCGGTTGCAGCAACGAGTCGACCATCTCACCCACGAGGTGCGCGCTCTCCAGGACCTGACCTCCCGGTTGGCGGACCGGGCCGGCGTCGACGCGGCCGAGCTGGAGCGGATGAGGGCCGACAGCCGCCCGGGGATCACCCCGGAGGTGCGCGACCTGGTGGCGAGGGGTCAGCACATCGCGGCGATCAAGGCCTACCGGCAGCAGACCGGTGCCGGGCTCAAGGAGGCCAAGGACGCGGTCGAGGCCTACGCCGCGGGGAGGTAG
- a CDS encoding catalase codes for MSTEQSPAPTGTESPAADVGGPQLPSYPQDPAPPQPPTPGNAGAAADNPVYTGGTEPGSGGELHQRPGDGQPLLTTSHGQPISDNQNSLTVGERGPVLLEDHVLRDKLFHFDHERIPERVVHARGYGAHGTFTAAEDLSGLTRASLFAEAGKQTPVFVRFSTVAGNKGSFDLARDVRGFATKFYTDEGNWDLVGNNIPVFFIQDAIKFPDLVHSVKEEQDRGWPQAASAHDTFWDFVGLMPESTHMLLWQMSDRAIPRSFRFMQGFGVHTFRFVDAVGSSTFVKFHWVPRQGLQSVVWNEAVKINGADPDFHRRDLWTAIQNGDFPEWDLCIQAFDDDFADAFEFDVLDPTKIIPEEQVPLRVIGTMRLDRVVDNVFSETEQVAFMTQNVVPGIDFTNDPLLQGRNFSYLDTQLKRLGSTNFAQLPVNAPRCPVAHFQRDGHMQHGRQAGRANYEPNSFTGAAAGPRADHEAGFRTVVREESGPTRRLRPESFADHYSQAGQFYRSQTRPEQEHIWMAFVFELSKCEIPQIRERMVANLRNVDEELARKVADGLGLDLPEATEPAVAPRHDLPPSPALSFAARAPKDFGGRKLGILVSDGTDGALLEEVRSAVEAVGGLVETVALKVGGVVLDGEDDRTPVDHKIDAAPSVLFDAVALLATGPGAEELSGHPGVKDFVSDAFTHYKHIGYVDGASPLLQVAGIAEQLDEACHDLGEVEPEAFVEALAGLRRWERDV; via the coding sequence ATGTCGACCGAGCAGAGCCCCGCACCCACCGGCACCGAGAGCCCGGCGGCCGACGTCGGCGGCCCGCAGCTGCCGAGCTACCCGCAGGACCCCGCTCCTCCGCAGCCGCCGACCCCGGGCAACGCCGGTGCCGCCGCGGACAACCCCGTCTACACCGGTGGCACCGAGCCGGGTTCCGGCGGTGAGCTGCACCAGCGCCCCGGGGACGGTCAGCCGCTGCTGACCACCTCGCACGGTCAGCCGATCTCGGACAACCAGAACTCCCTGACGGTCGGTGAGCGGGGGCCGGTCCTGCTGGAGGACCACGTCCTGCGCGACAAGCTCTTCCACTTCGACCACGAGCGGATCCCGGAGCGGGTGGTCCACGCGCGGGGCTACGGCGCCCACGGCACGTTCACCGCCGCCGAGGACCTGTCCGGGCTGACGCGAGCCTCCCTCTTCGCCGAGGCCGGCAAGCAGACGCCGGTGTTCGTCCGCTTCTCCACCGTCGCCGGCAACAAGGGCTCCTTCGACCTGGCCCGGGACGTGCGCGGCTTCGCCACGAAGTTCTACACCGACGAGGGCAACTGGGACCTGGTGGGCAACAACATCCCTGTCTTCTTCATCCAGGACGCGATCAAGTTCCCCGACCTCGTCCACTCGGTCAAGGAGGAGCAGGACCGCGGCTGGCCGCAGGCCGCGTCGGCCCACGACACCTTCTGGGACTTCGTGGGCCTCATGCCCGAGTCGACGCACATGCTGCTCTGGCAGATGTCGGACCGGGCGATCCCGCGGTCCTTCCGCTTCATGCAGGGCTTCGGCGTCCACACCTTCCGGTTCGTCGACGCCGTGGGCAGCAGCACCTTCGTCAAGTTCCACTGGGTGCCCCGACAGGGCCTGCAGTCGGTGGTCTGGAACGAGGCGGTGAAGATCAACGGTGCCGACCCCGACTTCCACCGCCGGGACCTGTGGACGGCGATCCAGAACGGGGACTTCCCCGAGTGGGACCTGTGCATCCAGGCCTTCGACGACGACTTCGCCGACGCCTTCGAGTTCGACGTCCTCGACCCCACCAAGATCATCCCCGAGGAGCAGGTCCCCCTGCGGGTGATCGGCACCATGCGCCTGGACCGGGTCGTCGACAACGTCTTCTCCGAGACCGAGCAGGTCGCCTTCATGACCCAGAACGTCGTGCCCGGCATCGACTTCACGAACGACCCCCTCCTGCAGGGCCGCAACTTCTCCTACCTCGACACCCAGCTCAAGCGCCTGGGGTCGACCAACTTCGCCCAGCTCCCGGTCAACGCCCCCCGCTGCCCGGTCGCCCACTTCCAGCGCGACGGGCACATGCAGCACGGCCGGCAGGCGGGCCGGGCCAACTACGAGCCCAACTCCTTCACCGGGGCCGCGGCCGGCCCCCGGGCCGACCACGAGGCCGGCTTCCGGACCGTGGTGCGGGAGGAGTCCGGGCCCACCCGGCGGCTGCGACCGGAGTCCTTCGCCGACCACTACTCGCAGGCGGGGCAGTTCTACCGCTCCCAGACCCGCCCCGAGCAGGAGCACATCTGGATGGCCTTCGTCTTCGAGCTGTCCAAGTGCGAGATCCCGCAGATCCGCGAGCGGATGGTCGCCAACCTGCGCAACGTCGACGAGGAGCTGGCCCGCAAGGTGGCCGACGGTCTCGGCCTGGACCTCCCGGAGGCGACCGAGCCCGCCGTCGCCCCTCGGCACGACCTCCCGCCGTCACCGGCGCTGAGCTTCGCCGCCCGGGCACCGAAGGACTTCGGAGGCCGCAAGCTCGGCATCCTCGTCTCCGACGGCACCGACGGTGCGCTGCTCGAGGAGGTCCGCTCGGCCGTCGAGGCCGTCGGCGGCCTGGTCGAGACCGTCGCGCTCAAGGTCGGCGGGGTCGTGCTCGACGGCGAGGACGACCGGACCCCGGTCGACCACAAGATCGACGCCGCACCCTCGGTCCTCTTCGACGCGGTGGCGCTGCTGGCGACCGGGCCGGGTGCCGAGGAGCTGTCGGGCCATCCGGGCGTCAAGGACTTTGTCTCCGACGCCTTCACCCACTACAAGCACATCGGGTACGTCGACGGTGCCTCACCGCTGCTGCAGGTGGCCGGGATCGCCGAGCAGCTCGACGAGGCCTGCCACGACCTCGGCGAGGTCGAGCCCGAGGCCTTCGTCGAGGCTCTCGCGGGCCTGCGCCGGTGGGAGCGGGACGTCTGA
- a CDS encoding LiaF domain-containing protein, translating into MTERPGPPPPLPGPQTPGDGLPEIVPDPRPWPVPGPTGGPLPARRDRDQPMVSAFGDLVRTGSWDAARRTVAIQVFGDTKLDLRQVLQPGETLEVELYSLFGSAKILVPEGTDVQIQGMTLLGDARSEVGAPATGAAPSGSRLLVTGWSVFGDVRVRSVAAGEKLPRGWRWARPRA; encoded by the coding sequence ATGACGGAACGTCCTGGACCCCCACCACCGCTACCGGGTCCGCAGACCCCGGGGGACGGGCTGCCGGAGATCGTCCCCGACCCTCGCCCCTGGCCTGTTCCTGGCCCGACGGGGGGTCCCCTGCCCGCCCGGCGGGACCGGGACCAGCCCATGGTGTCGGCCTTCGGCGACCTGGTGCGCACCGGGTCGTGGGACGCCGCCCGCCGGACCGTCGCGATCCAGGTCTTCGGCGACACCAAGCTGGACCTGCGCCAGGTGCTGCAGCCGGGGGAGACGCTCGAGGTGGAGCTCTACAGCCTCTTCGGCAGCGCGAAGATCCTCGTCCCGGAGGGGACCGACGTGCAGATCCAGGGGATGACCCTGCTCGGTGACGCCCGGTCGGAGGTGGGGGCGCCCGCGACGGGGGCCGCGCCGTCCGGCAGCCGGCTGCTCGTCACCGGATGGTCGGTCTTCGGGGACGTGCGGGTGCGCTCCGTCGCCGCCGGGGAGAAGCTGCCCCGCGGGTGGCGCTGGGCCCGGCCGAGGGCGTGA
- a CDS encoding DUF5701 family protein has product MLGAPGAGRARAQPLLHDLRLPAPRARPGTLDTRVPALWISNGTGRDGQERKDAPKVGWCWAGNHHTWLGIASVAGRHA; this is encoded by the coding sequence GTGCTGGGTGCTCCAGGAGCCGGCCGTGCTCGAGCGCAACCACTGCTTCATGACCTCCGGCTCCCGGCGCCCCGGGCGCGCCCCGGCACCCTCGACACCCGGGTCCCGGCGCTGTGGATCAGCAACGGGACGGGCCGGGACGGCCAGGAGCGCAAGGACGCGCCGAAGGTCGGCTGGTGCTGGGCCGGCAACCACCACACCTGGCTGGGGATCGCCTCCGTCGCCGGCCGCCACGCCTGA
- a CDS encoding MalY/PatB family protein: MADVGVGVQEVLRAVTSPGDRVLLTPPVYLSFYPWLHELGLEPDDVPMLEQDTGGRLDLEGIERSLADGTRVVLLCSPHNPLGLVLPRDDLAAVAELAQEHGALVVSDEIHAPLVHPGSDRPFVPFLSVSDASREVGVALQSPSKAWNLAGLKLAVAAVADRARWPAGMPGGLDWGAGILGQYAAVAAWTDGRGWLQTVRREIEERAAQLERLLAEHLPGVRYHRPSAGYLAWLDCRALGLGDDPSAAFLERGRVLLSPGPAFGPGGSGFARLNIGTSPELMAEAVRRMALAVA; the protein is encoded by the coding sequence ATGGCCGACGTGGGGGTCGGCGTGCAGGAGGTGCTGCGGGCGGTCACCTCCCCCGGCGACCGGGTGCTGCTCACCCCGCCCGTCTACCTCAGCTTCTACCCCTGGCTGCACGAGCTGGGCCTGGAGCCGGACGACGTGCCGATGCTCGAGCAGGACACGGGCGGGCGGCTGGACCTGGAGGGGATCGAGCGCTCGCTCGCCGACGGCACGCGCGTGGTGCTGCTGTGCTCGCCGCACAACCCGCTCGGCCTGGTCCTCCCACGGGACGACCTGGCGGCGGTCGCCGAGCTGGCGCAGGAGCACGGGGCGCTGGTGGTCTCCGACGAGATCCACGCCCCGTTGGTGCACCCGGGCAGCGACCGGCCGTTCGTGCCCTTCCTGTCGGTGTCCGACGCGTCGCGCGAGGTGGGGGTCGCGCTGCAGTCGCCGTCGAAGGCCTGGAACCTCGCGGGGCTGAAGCTGGCCGTCGCCGCGGTGGCCGACCGGGCCCGGTGGCCCGCGGGGATGCCCGGTGGTCTGGACTGGGGCGCGGGGATCCTCGGGCAGTACGCCGCGGTCGCGGCCTGGACCGACGGGCGTGGGTGGCTGCAGACGGTGCGGCGCGAGATCGAGGAGCGGGCCGCCCAGCTGGAGAGGCTCCTGGCCGAGCACCTTCCGGGAGTGCGCTACCACCGGCCCTCGGCGGGATACCTGGCCTGGCTGGACTGCCGGGCGCTGGGGCTGGGCGACGACCCGTCGGCGGCCTTCCTGGAGCGTGGCCGGGTCCTGCTCTCACCGGGCCCGGCCTTCGGGCCCGGAGGGTCGGGGTTCGCCCGGCTCAACATCGGCACCTCCCCGGAGCTGATGGCCGAGGCGGTGCGGCGGATGGCCCTCGCGGTGGCCTGA
- a CDS encoding MarR family winged helix-turn-helix transcriptional regulator, which yields MQLSEQLARAFAAMGRLLNEHSGTEVLSRPDFAVLIRLPRAQEVAAGAEEVRPRDLARTEGLDPSTMSRRLASLTSRGLIHRETDPTDGRAQVLFLTEEGHRAVTQERARRVTLVTDALQGWDEADTAELARLLGRLTDTLGASGSTS from the coding sequence ATGCAACTTTCTGAGCAGCTGGCGCGCGCCTTCGCCGCCATGGGTCGCCTGCTGAACGAGCACTCCGGCACCGAGGTCCTGTCCCGACCCGACTTCGCGGTCCTCATCCGGCTCCCTCGCGCCCAGGAGGTGGCTGCGGGGGCCGAGGAGGTGCGTCCCCGCGACCTGGCCCGCACCGAGGGGCTCGACCCCTCGACGATGAGCCGACGCCTGGCCTCGCTCACGTCCAGAGGGCTGATCCACCGCGAGACCGACCCCACCGACGGCCGGGCCCAGGTGCTCTTCCTCACCGAGGAGGGGCACCGGGCCGTCACCCAGGAGCGGGCCCGACGGGTGACCCTGGTCACCGACGCCCTCCAGGGGTGGGACGAGGCGGACACGGCCGAGCTGGCCCGGCTGCTCGGCCGCCTCACC
- a CDS encoding aldo/keto reductase family protein, translated as MEFRYLGNSGLKISEITYGNWLTHGSQVENEVAHRCVRAALDEGISTFDTADVYANTKAESVLGEALKGERRESLEIFTKVYWPTGPGGKNDTGLSRKHVMESIDGSLRRLQTDYVDLYQAHRYDTETPLEETMQAFADIVRQGKALYIGVSEWTADQIREGHRLSKELGFQLISSQPQYSMLWRVIEPEVVPACEELGISQIVWSPMAQGVLSGKYLPGQQPTEGRAADEKMGRGMKGFMSDETLTAVQDLRPLAEEAGLTMPQLAIAWVLQNPNVAAALVGASRPEQVQDNVKAAGVRLDADLLAKIDEVLGDVVERDAGKTAENAPQERVA; from the coding sequence ATGGAATTTCGGTACCTCGGCAACAGCGGGCTCAAGATCAGCGAGATTACCTACGGCAACTGGTTGACCCACGGGTCCCAGGTGGAGAACGAGGTGGCCCACCGGTGCGTGCGCGCCGCGCTCGACGAAGGGATCTCCACCTTCGACACCGCCGACGTCTATGCCAACACCAAGGCCGAGAGCGTCCTCGGCGAGGCGCTGAAGGGCGAGCGCCGGGAGAGCCTGGAGATCTTCACCAAGGTCTACTGGCCGACCGGCCCGGGCGGCAAGAACGACACCGGCCTGTCGCGCAAGCACGTGATGGAGTCGATCGACGGGTCGCTGCGGCGGCTGCAGACCGACTACGTCGACCTCTACCAGGCGCACCGCTACGACACGGAGACGCCGCTGGAGGAGACCATGCAGGCCTTCGCCGACATCGTCCGGCAGGGCAAGGCGCTCTACATCGGCGTCAGCGAGTGGACCGCCGACCAGATCCGCGAGGGTCACCGGCTGAGCAAGGAGCTGGGCTTCCAGCTCATCTCCTCCCAGCCGCAGTACTCCATGCTGTGGCGGGTCATCGAGCCCGAGGTGGTCCCGGCGTGCGAGGAGCTGGGCATCTCCCAGATCGTCTGGAGCCCGATGGCCCAGGGCGTGCTCTCCGGCAAGTACCTCCCCGGTCAGCAGCCGACCGAGGGCCGTGCGGCCGACGAGAAGATGGGCCGCGGCATGAAGGGCTTCATGTCCGACGAGACCCTCACGGCCGTCCAGGACCTCAGGCCGCTCGCGGAGGAGGCCGGCCTGACCATGCCGCAGCTGGCGATCGCCTGGGTGCTGCAGAACCCCAACGTGGCCGCCGCCCTCGTGGGCGCCTCCCGGCCCGAGCAGGTCCAGGACAACGTCAAGGCGGCCGGCGTGAGGCTCGACGCCGACCTCCTGGCGAAGATCGACGAGGTCCTCGGCGACGTCGTGGAGCGCGACGCGGGGAAGACCGCGGAGAACGCGCCGCAGGAGCGCGTGGCCTGA